The genomic interval CGAGTACATCCAGTTCGTCGACCACGACGACACGCTCGGGCCGGAGGCCCTGGAGCGGCTGTACGAGCACGCGAAGCGGAACGACGCGGACGTGGTCCTCGGCAAGATGTCCAGCACGATGGTGCGGCCCCGGCGGCTGTTCCGGCACACGGTGGACGCCTGCACGATCGAGAACGACGAGCTGACGCAGAGCATGTCGCCGCACAAGATGTTCCGGCGCGCCTTCGTCGAGGAGCACGGGCTCCGCTTTCCCGAGGGGCCGTGGATCCTGGAGGACCTGGCCTTCGTCAGCGCCGCCTATCTGAAGGCGGAGCGCATTTCGATCCTCGCCGACTATCCCGTCTATTACTGGATGAAGCGGGACGACGGCGGCAACAACACCCAGCACCGTTTCAACCCGAAGCACGGTTTCTGGCCCAACACCCGTACGGTCGTCCGCCAGTTCAAGGAAGCCACACCCGCGTCCGACGACATCGACGCACTCCAGAACCGCCTCCTCCACCGGCTCTACCACGTGGAGATCCTCTCCCGCACCCGCGAGCCCGAGATCCTCCGCGAGGACCCGGCCGAGCAGCGGCAGCGTTTCGAAGCGGCGAGGGAAGTGGCCCTGGAGGAGTTCCCGACGGCCGTACGAGAGGGCCTCCCCGCGGTGTCCCGCCTGCGCGCCACCCTGCTGGAGGCCGGCGACTTCGACGGCGCGGTGACCCTCGCGGAGCGCGTCCGCGAGGTGAAGGTCCGCAGCGAGGTCCGCGACCTGCGCTGGGCGGACGGCCGCCTGGTCGCCGATGTCACGCTGGACCTGCTGCGCGGCGACGGCGAGCCGCTCGTCCTGGTCGAACGGGACGGAAAGCGGTACCTGGACCCGGAGTTGCTCGACGGCGTGCCGGGCACGGAGGACGGCTGGGAGGTCCCCGACCCGTTCCGGCGGGCGTACGCGGAGCTGGTGGTGAAGGACCGGGACCGCGAGGACTGGTGGTACCCGGAGGGCGACCTGGAGGTACGGCTGAAGCCCCTCGGGGACGGCCGTGCGCAGGTGATCGCCACCGGTCAACTGTCCCTGGACCCCGAGCGGTTGGCGGGCGGACGTCCGCTGGAGCGCGGGGTGCACGACGTGTGGGCGTACGTCCAACTCCTGGGCGTGGACCGGATGGTGCGGGTGGCCGGCGACGACCCGGCGGCGGGCCCGGCGCTGACGAGCGACCGCCTCGCGCTGCCGTACCGGACGGTCAAGGGCCAGCGCCCTCGACATCGACCAGCGCCAGCGCAAGCTGGGCCCCGACACGGCGGCGGCCGCCGCGGCCAACTCCGGTCGGGGTGAGGGGAGTTCACTCCCCCTGCCGTACCTGGCCGCTACGGCGGACTCCGCCCCGGCCCGCGTGAAGGTCACCGTGGCGACGCTCGCGGCGAACGCCGAGCTGCTCCCCACCCCCGACTCGACGACGGCCCAACTCCGGCTCCCCGCCCGCCTGAAGCTCCCCTCCGGCCGCCACCCGGTCACCCTCCCGAAGACGGCCGACCCCATCGCGTACGCGGTCGTCCGCGACGGCACGGTGCTCCGGCTGGAGGGCCCGGCGTACGAGGCCGGGAGCGGGCGAAGGTTCCTCGACTCGGTCGCGGACAATCGTCAAGTGCGGCGGGTGCGGCGGAGGTTGGGGCGTTAGGCGTCGACCGGTGACCAGTGCCGAGTCAGGTGCGGGTTCCGACGATGCCGCGGTCGCGACAGCCGCGGCACCAGCCGGTGCCGAGGTGGTCCGCGCCCTGTACGGCCGGCGGCTCGACCGCGTCGACAAGGGTGGCGGGGACTTCGCCACCGCTGCCGATGTCGAGGCGGAGGCGGCGATCCTCGACGTCATCCGTGCCGCACGGCCCGACGACGCGGTGCTCGGCGAGGAGGGCGGGCAGCGGGGTGCCGCCGACGCCGAGCGCCAGTGGCTGGTGGATCCCCTGTGCGGCACGCTGAACTACGCCGTAGGCAACATGCTGGTGGCCGTCAACGTGGCCCTGCGCGACGGGGCGGCGGCCGTGGCCGACCCTTTCAGCGGCGAGGTCTTCTTCACCGACGGCGAGACCGCCTGGGTACGGCGGGACGGGGCCGACGACACCCTTCTGACGCCCACGCCGGCCACCCGGCTGGTGGACGTCAACCTGGATCCGCCGTTCCCGAGCGCGCCGGTGTTCCGGGCCGTGGATCTGCTGGCCCACCCCGAGTTCGTCGGCCGTTTCCGGCCGCGCGTCGTCTCCACCACACTGGCGCTGGCCTGGGTGGCCGCCGGAAAGCGCGCCGCGTACGTCACCGACGGCGGCGACCTCTCCGCAAGCGTGCACTTCGCGGCCGGGATCGCTCTGTGCCGGGCCGCCGGCTGTGTCGTCACCGGGATCGACGGTGCCCCGATCGGCGCGGCGGGCCGTGGGCTCCTGGTCGCCGCCGACGAGGAGACCCACGGGCTGCTGATGTCGATGGTGCGCGGCCGAAGTCAGCGGCCCGGGCGGCCTTGACCGGCGAGCGCACCACGCTTGAACCGGCCACTGATCAGGACGACTTGATCGTGACCGGTTCCGTCGGGCGCTGCTCCGTGTCGAACTCGGCCCACACCACCTTCCCGAAGTCCCGTTCCCCCACCCCCCACTTGTCGGCCAGCGCGGCAACCAGCAGCAGCCCGCGCCCACCCTCGTCGGTGTCACGAGGGTGGGCGTCGACACGCGGCACACCACCCCCGCTGTCGTGCACCTCGACCCGCAACGAATACCCGTCGCACCGCAACAACAGCCGGAACTGACGCCCCGGCGGCACCCCGTGCACCAGCGCGTTGGTCGCCAACTCGCTGACGCAGACCAGTACATCGGCGCCGCGCTCGGTCCCCGCGAGTCCCCACTCGGCCAGGTACGCGTGAGCGAACTGCCTCGCGGCGGGAACGGACCGGCGTTCGCGCCGGAAGAACTTCTCACTCAGGTTCACGGGACAAGAGTTGCGTAGCGTCACTAGTGTTGACAGGGCGTGAGCCCTGGATCGGTTTTTGTACGGGTGGAGTACGGGTGCGCGCGGGGTCCGGAACGGGTGGATGTGGGGAGCACCACAGCATGAACTCCAAGAAGAACCGCTCGACGATGCGGCTGCTGGGCGCACAGGTGAAAGCGGCCCGGATGGCGGCCGGGTTGACGCAACGCCAGCTCGCCGAGCGGGCGTTGGTCGACGAGGAGACCATCGCGTCGGTCGAGCAGGGCAGGCGCCGACTGATGCCCCCGCTGGCGAAGTCGCTGGACAGGATCCTCGACACGAAGGGGACGTTCGAGGCGGGCGTCGACAACCTCCCCGAGATCGACCAATTCCCGCTCTACGCCGAGGAGTACATGCTGCACGAGCGGGAGGCCATCTCCCTGTCCTGGTACGACAACGCGGTCGTCCCCGGTTTGCTCCAGACCGAGGCGTACGCCCGCGCGCTGCTGAGCAGTCGCCTTCCGGCGTACGACGAGGACGAGTTGGAGACAAAGGTTGCGGGCCGGATCAGCCGCCAGGAGATCATGCAGCGCAAGAATCCGCCGACGATGAGCTTCGTCGTCTGGGAGCCCGCGCTGCTGTGGCCCAATGGAGGCCGCGAGACACACCGGGCCCAACTACGCGCTCTGCGCACGTACTCCGAACTCCCGGGCCTGTCCTTTCAGATCCTCCCGCTGAATCGGACCTCCCACGCAGGAGACGCAGGCCCCTTCATCCTCCTGGAGACGCCTGATCATCAGCACCTCGCCTACGCAGAGTCCCAACGCGGCAGCCAGTGGGTTTCCGACGCGGATGAGGTGTCCATCCTGACGCGTAAATATGCAATGCTGCGGACGCAGGCACTCACCATCGAGGACTCACGAAGCCTGCTGGACCGTCTGCTAGGAGATCAATGAGCACCGGACTTCAGTGGTTCAAGTCGAGCTACAGCAACAGCGAAGGCGGCGCGTGCCTCGAAGTCGCCTACACCTGGCGGAAGTCGACGTACAGCAGCGACGAGGGCGGTCAGTGCGTCGAGGTAGCCACCTGCCCCCACACCATCCACATCCGCGACTCCAAGAACCCGGAAGCGGACGGCCCCACGCTCCAACTCGCCCCCACCGCCTGGGCTGCGTTCACCGCCACCCGGTAGTCGGCAAGTCCAAGCTGAGCGATGCCCGGGAACGCTCGCCCCTCCGGCAAGGTGACCCACAGAAGTGTGACACTCAGCGCCAAAGTGTCACACTTTCGCCAACAGGGTCCCCCGTCCGACAGGGCTCAGCCGAGGGCAACACCGCTCGCGTCCGATCACTCGTCGAGCGAGACAGTCACGTACGGGCCGACGACCCCGACCTTGAGATCGTCGCCCGTCAGCCTTGAAGCGAAGTCGCCCGTCGACGCCGTACGGGAGACGAACGCGAAGTGCTGGGCGATGGACGGCCGGTCCCACGGTTCGCCGTCGGAGTCCACCGCGCTGTTCGCGCGCGCCGCCGCCTGGCACAACACCGAGACGAACAGGCGCAGATGACCGGCGCCCAGCAACAGGTCGGCGTCGCCGATGACGACCGCGACACCTCTGCCGCCGTGCCAGGACCCGTGCAGATCGTCCAGGCAGTCGACCATCGCGTCCCAGTTGTGGCCGAAGTAGCCGGGAAACTCCAGCGTCCGGGCGAACGCGGCGAACACGCCTTCCGGCGTGGCCAGTTCCTCGGCGGACAGGTGGAAGACGAGCCCGCCTTGCCCTTCCAGGGCGACCAGTTGCCGTTCCAGCAGCGGGTCACCCTGCGGAGCGATGACGACCCACGGCTCCGCACGCCCGGTGAAGTCGTACACGGCCATGAGACGTCATCCCCTGTACCCCTCGACCTGCTCAGCAACTGCTTCCAGGGCATCCGCTCCGATGACGGACTCCAGCGCATCACCGACGAAGCCACGAGCGCGAGCGAGCCGTGCGGGGAGGCCGAACTCCACGACGTACTCAAGCAGTATGTGGGGATCCTCTCCCGCACCGATTCGTGACAACACCCGGTCCAGAGAGACCACGTACTCCTCCAGGTCCCGAAACAGAT from Streptomyces sp. NBC_01288 carries:
- a CDS encoding glycosyltransferase family 2 protein, which codes for MPRVKVSVIVPVYNTGKYVDECAPSLLGQSLPAEEYEVIYVDDGSTDDTLSRLEKIAAGAPNVQVHTRPNSGWPGAPRNLGMKHARGEYIQFVDHDDTLGPEALERLYEHAKRNDADVVLGKMSSTMVRPRRLFRHTVDACTIENDELTQSMSPHKMFRRAFVEEHGLRFPEGPWILEDLAFVSAAYLKAERISILADYPVYYWMKRDDGGNNTQHRFNPKHGFWPNTRTVVRQFKEATPASDDIDALQNRLLHRLYHVEILSRTREPEILREDPAEQRQRFEAAREVALEEFPTAVREGLPAVSRLRATLLEAGDFDGAVTLAERVREVKVRSEVRDLRWADGRLVADVTLDLLRGDGEPLVLVERDGKRYLDPELLDGVPGTEDGWEVPDPFRRAYAELVVKDRDREDWWYPEGDLEVRLKPLGDGRAQVIATGQLSLDPERLAGGRPLERGVHDVWAYVQLLGVDRMVRVAGDDPAAGPALTSDRLALPYRTVKGQRPRHRPAPAQAGPRHGGGRRGQLRSG
- a CDS encoding inositol monophosphatase family protein, encoding MTSAESGAGSDDAAVATAAAPAGAEVVRALYGRRLDRVDKGGGDFATAADVEAEAAILDVIRAARPDDAVLGEEGGQRGAADAERQWLVDPLCGTLNYAVGNMLVAVNVALRDGAAAVADPFSGEVFFTDGETAWVRRDGADDTLLTPTPATRLVDVNLDPPFPSAPVFRAVDLLAHPEFVGRFRPRVVSTTLALAWVAAGKRAAYVTDGGDLSASVHFAAGIALCRAAGCVVTGIDGAPIGAAGRGLLVAADEETHGLLMSMVRGRSQRPGRP
- a CDS encoding ATP-binding protein, yielding MNLSEKFFRRERRSVPAARQFAHAYLAEWGLAGTERGADVLVCVSELATNALVHGVPPGRQFRLLLRCDGYSLRVEVHDSGGGVPRVDAHPRDTDEGGRGLLLVAALADKWGVGERDFGKVVWAEFDTEQRPTEPVTIKSS
- a CDS encoding helix-turn-helix domain-containing protein; translated protein: MNSKKNRSTMRLLGAQVKAARMAAGLTQRQLAERALVDEETIASVEQGRRRLMPPLAKSLDRILDTKGTFEAGVDNLPEIDQFPLYAEEYMLHEREAISLSWYDNAVVPGLLQTEAYARALLSSRLPAYDEDELETKVAGRISRQEIMQRKNPPTMSFVVWEPALLWPNGGRETHRAQLRALRTYSELPGLSFQILPLNRTSHAGDAGPFILLETPDHQHLAYAESQRGSQWVSDADEVSILTRKYAMLRTQALTIEDSRSLLDRLLGDQ
- a CDS encoding DUF397 domain-containing protein; the protein is MSTGLQWFKSSYSNSEGGACLEVAYTWRKSTYSSDEGGQCVEVATCPHTIHIRDSKNPEADGPTLQLAPTAWAAFTATR
- a CDS encoding barstar family protein is translated as MAVYDFTGRAEPWVVIAPQGDPLLERQLVALEGQGGLVFHLSAEELATPEGVFAAFARTLEFPGYFGHNWDAMVDCLDDLHGSWHGGRGVAVVIGDADLLLGAGHLRLFVSVLCQAAARANSAVDSDGEPWDRPSIAQHFAFVSRTASTGDFASRLTGDDLKVGVVGPYVTVSLDE